One Streptomyces sp. CNQ-509 DNA window includes the following coding sequences:
- a CDS encoding FAD-binding oxidoreductase: protein MVSGSPSPPRDGVVVVGAGVVGASVAYHLARLGVRVTLLDREAAPAAGVTGASFAWIGGTAGDWPGGAEDMRASVLADHRRLEAEVPDYAVRWTGSLTWTGEQSTDGTPAVPGRHRVVRDGIAALEPHLRDPPAHALHTPGDGGLDPEAMTRALIAAARARGATVLLGTPVTALETEAGRVTGARSATGFHPAATVVLAAGTGVAALSAALPAEVPVPESPAFRVRVAAPPGLVRTIVSTPEFEVREVRDGELLMTLPRVDGTSPPALARAAENALRHLRNTFRGAEACRLLDHRLGRRPMPPRGPLIGYAAPGRSAYVAVMHAAVTLAPTAGRLIAAELTTGEPPPELRRCRPPAA, encoded by the coding sequence ATGGTGTCCGGGAGCCCGAGCCCGCCGCGGGACGGTGTCGTCGTCGTCGGCGCGGGGGTCGTGGGCGCCTCCGTGGCGTACCACCTTGCGCGCCTCGGGGTGCGCGTGACGCTGCTCGACCGGGAGGCGGCCCCGGCCGCGGGCGTCACGGGTGCCTCCTTCGCCTGGATCGGCGGCACCGCCGGCGACTGGCCCGGCGGCGCCGAGGACATGCGCGCGTCCGTGCTCGCCGACCACAGGCGGCTGGAGGCGGAGGTGCCGGACTACGCGGTCCGCTGGACGGGCTCGCTGACGTGGACCGGCGAACAGAGCACGGACGGCACGCCCGCGGTGCCGGGCAGGCACCGGGTCGTACGGGACGGCATCGCGGCGCTGGAGCCCCACCTCCGCGACCCGCCCGCGCACGCCCTCCACACCCCCGGCGACGGGGGCCTCGACCCGGAGGCGATGACCCGCGCGCTGATCGCCGCCGCCCGCGCCCGCGGCGCGACGGTGCTCCTCGGCACTCCGGTGACGGCGCTGGAGACCGAGGCGGGCAGGGTCACCGGAGCGCGTTCCGCGACCGGCTTCCACCCGGCGGCGACGGTCGTCCTCGCCGCCGGCACCGGCGTCGCCGCGCTGTCCGCGGCGCTGCCCGCCGAGGTGCCCGTACCGGAGTCCCCGGCCTTCCGGGTCCGGGTCGCGGCACCGCCGGGCCTGGTCAGGACCATCGTGTCGACACCGGAGTTCGAGGTGCGCGAGGTGCGCGACGGCGAACTCCTCATGACCCTGCCGCGCGTCGACGGCACCTCACCCCCGGCGCTGGCACGGGCTGCCGAGAACGCCCTCCGCCACCTCAGGAACACCTTCCGGGGCGCCGAGGCGTGCCGGCTGCTCGACCACCGCCTGGGCCGCCGCCCGATGCCGCCCCGCGGCCCGCTCATCGGCTACGCGGCACCCGGCCGCTCCGCCTACGTCGCCGTCATGCACGCGGCCGTCACCCTCGCCCCCACCGCCGGCCGCCTGATCGCGGCCGAACTCACCACGGGCGAACCGCCCCCCGAACTCCGCCGCTGCCGCCCGCCGGCCGCGTAA
- a CDS encoding MFS transporter, translating into MSSVNPRRWWALLVLAAAQFMVIMDTSIIGVALPEMQRDLGFSPGDLQWVFNAYVVAFGGLLLLGGRLSDLFGARRVFVTGWAVLIAGSVVAAAAQSAAVEIAGRAVQGVGGALIAPSAMTLLVILFSHDPRELGKALALYGAAAPAGGTAGVFLGGVFTEWLSWPWIFIIYVPIGIATLLATGLLPSVQPRRGGVDVLGAGAVTAGLALAVFAVVRAPEVGWGAAATVVQLAGAAALLGLFLVIQRTARSPLMPLGVWRTPRLASANLAMVLLGAAWIPMWYFLNLYLQQVLGYGAFASGAALLPMTGLLMVVMTLLSARLLGRFGPKPLLVGGLLTLAAGLLWLSAVEPTGSFAVDVLPASLVAALGMSLAYIPGLMAAMSGVPQEQAGLASGIVNTTYQVGSALGLAALTALATSQGADRLGDLPALTDGFSAAFTGAAGVAAAGALLTALFMGRRGSRPAAGAAGADAGAGAEEVRV; encoded by the coding sequence ATGTCATCCGTCAACCCCCGCCGCTGGTGGGCACTGCTCGTGCTCGCCGCCGCGCAGTTCATGGTCATCATGGACACCTCGATCATCGGCGTCGCGCTCCCCGAGATGCAGCGCGACCTGGGCTTCTCGCCGGGCGATCTGCAGTGGGTCTTCAACGCCTACGTCGTCGCCTTCGGCGGTCTGCTGCTCCTCGGCGGCCGGCTCTCCGACCTCTTCGGCGCCCGGCGCGTGTTCGTCACCGGATGGGCCGTGCTCATCGCCGGCTCCGTGGTGGCCGCCGCGGCCCAGAGCGCGGCGGTCGAGATCGCCGGGCGCGCCGTGCAGGGCGTCGGCGGGGCGCTCATCGCGCCCTCCGCGATGACCCTGCTGGTGATCCTCTTCAGCCACGACCCTCGGGAACTGGGCAAGGCGCTCGCGCTCTACGGCGCCGCGGCCCCGGCAGGCGGCACCGCCGGGGTGTTCCTCGGCGGCGTGTTCACCGAGTGGCTGAGCTGGCCGTGGATCTTCATCATCTACGTGCCCATCGGCATCGCCACCCTGCTCGCCACCGGCCTGCTGCCGTCCGTCCAGCCCCGCCGCGGCGGCGTGGACGTGCTCGGCGCCGGCGCCGTCACCGCCGGGCTCGCGCTCGCGGTCTTCGCCGTCGTCCGGGCCCCCGAGGTGGGCTGGGGCGCCGCCGCCACCGTCGTCCAACTGGCCGGCGCCGCCGCCCTGCTGGGGCTCTTCCTGGTGATCCAGCGCACCGCCCGGTCGCCGCTCATGCCGCTGGGGGTGTGGCGCACGCCGCGGCTGGCGTCCGCGAACCTGGCCATGGTGCTGCTCGGCGCCGCCTGGATTCCGATGTGGTACTTCCTCAACCTCTACCTCCAGCAGGTCCTCGGCTACGGGGCCTTCGCCTCCGGTGCCGCCCTGCTGCCCATGACCGGGCTGCTGATGGTCGTCATGACCCTGCTGTCCGCCCGGCTGCTGGGCCGGTTCGGGCCCAAGCCACTGCTGGTCGGCGGGCTGCTGACGCTGGCGGCCGGGCTGCTGTGGCTGTCGGCGGTCGAGCCCACCGGGTCGTTCGCGGTCGACGTCCTGCCCGCCTCGCTCGTCGCGGCGCTGGGCATGTCGCTGGCGTACATCCCGGGGCTGATGGCGGCGATGTCCGGCGTCCCGCAGGAGCAGGCCGGGCTGGCGTCCGGCATCGTCAACACCACGTACCAGGTGGGCTCCGCCCTCGGCCTCGCGGCGCTGACCGCGCTGGCCACCTCTCAGGGCGCCGACCGCCTCGGCGACCTGCCGGCGCTCACCGACGGGTTCAGCGCGGCGTTCACCGGGGCCGCCGGAGTGGCGGCCGCGGGTGCGCTGCTGACCGCGCTCTTCATGGGCCGCCGCGGCAGCCGTCCCGCGGCGGGCGCCGCCGGGGCGGACGCGGGTGCGGGTGCCGAGGAGGTACGCGTCTGA
- a CDS encoding NAD(P)H-binding protein, whose product MSIVVTTPTGRVGSRVVRVLLQAGVRPRVLVRDPARLDPATRGLVDVRTGDMTDTAFVREATAGARTVFWVDPTQPTGPDPNAASERTAAGLVDAARAGDVARVVLLSSIGAELRGGAGHIDALGRIEECLDATGADTLHLRCAYFFSNLLFSLDDLARGVLPTQFHPERPMAWVDPRDIGDVAAARLLAGEWKGRVVQAVHGPEDLSFLQVAEILTGVLGRPVRAEAVSDADVRAALGSAGLPPGAVEAVAGMAAGTRDFTPEQPRDVLTTTPTTLAAWAYAHLRPRVSEAMRAAAARGGDGAAGAAA is encoded by the coding sequence ATGAGCATCGTCGTCACCACCCCCACCGGCCGCGTCGGATCCCGCGTCGTCCGCGTCCTGCTCCAGGCCGGCGTACGCCCGCGGGTACTCGTCCGCGACCCTGCGCGTCTCGACCCGGCGACGCGCGGGCTCGTCGACGTACGCACCGGCGACATGACGGACACGGCGTTCGTCCGCGAGGCGACGGCCGGTGCCCGGACCGTCTTCTGGGTCGACCCCACCCAGCCCACCGGCCCGGACCCCAACGCCGCCTCCGAGCGGACCGCCGCGGGACTCGTCGACGCCGCCCGCGCCGGTGACGTGGCGCGGGTCGTGCTGCTCAGCAGCATCGGGGCGGAACTGCGCGGCGGCGCCGGGCACATCGACGCCCTCGGCCGGATCGAGGAGTGCCTTGACGCCACCGGGGCCGACACCCTCCACCTGCGCTGCGCCTACTTCTTCAGCAACCTCCTCTTCTCCCTGGACGACCTGGCCCGCGGCGTGCTCCCCACGCAGTTCCACCCCGAGCGCCCCATGGCGTGGGTCGACCCGCGCGACATCGGCGACGTCGCCGCCGCGCGGCTGCTCGCCGGCGAGTGGAAGGGGCGCGTCGTCCAGGCCGTGCACGGGCCGGAGGACCTGAGCTTCCTCCAGGTCGCGGAGATCCTCACCGGGGTCCTGGGCCGCCCGGTGCGGGCGGAGGCCGTCAGCGACGCCGACGTACGCGCCGCGCTGGGCTCGGCGGGTCTGCCGCCGGGCGCGGTGGAGGCCGTCGCCGGCATGGCCGCCGGCACCCGCGACTTCACCCCCGAGCAGCCGCGCGACGTGCTCACCACCACGCCCACCACCCTCGCTGCCTGGGCGTACGCGCACCTGCGGCCCCGGGTCAGCGAAGCGATGCGGGCAGCGGCGGCGCGGGGTGGCGACGGCGCGGCAGGTGCCGCAGCGTGA
- a CDS encoding serine/threonine-protein kinase — MSAGEEAGPGDRFGPYEVLRLLGRGGMGEVFLARSPAGRPVAVKTLLSETAPLGAAERARFAREIALARRAGGPHTAAVIDADPEAAVPWMATEYVAAPSLGELVRDCGLLTGPAAVGWVGAGVAEALLALHAVGVVHRDVKPSNVLLPPAGPKVVDFGIAHAADLTRTQVTLGTIAFTSPEQARGEPSTAASDVYALGATLFHLATGHPPYPESEPLQLLVRVAEARVELAGLPPQLDDLIRPCLRLAPADRPAVRELLRDLTARVADAPGAVGGAGLLPGEWRERIAAYERTGAAAAAEAETAPALADARPAPAPPARKPVPPEPAGRPEQAERAGPTEPPEQAEPPEQAEPPEQAEPPEQAEPSEQAGPAAERGPAAAAATGTLPLRAGASEPGPGPGDPGAATTAPAPVRAGGKRAATAPLLSSRAPARLAALTVLLCLGVVVALLIDRLPDDTPEARGSAPPASPAAGTPAAQDPAPPTTPAPVATPPKNEIAGVEKGDCLSISQPADRNLAMWDPWSGVEELDPVPCDSGRAYMKVTSLRWTETFADPVCPRSEARDEFSVDYDPGDGSYSDAAVAVCVARQFRAGQCFPGLYAADDMSESAASLLSVTRCSKSEIPGIDNRMYRITGVEPLAEPQTCPPGSDTYWAFTERGFALCAGML, encoded by the coding sequence GTGAGCGCGGGCGAAGAAGCGGGCCCCGGCGACCGGTTCGGCCCGTACGAGGTGCTGCGGCTCCTGGGCCGCGGCGGCATGGGCGAGGTCTTCCTGGCCCGCTCGCCCGCCGGGCGGCCGGTCGCGGTGAAGACCCTGCTCTCCGAGACCGCGCCGCTGGGCGCGGCGGAGCGCGCGCGGTTCGCCCGCGAGATCGCGCTCGCCCGCCGGGCCGGCGGCCCCCACACAGCCGCGGTCATCGACGCGGACCCGGAGGCGGCGGTGCCGTGGATGGCGACGGAGTACGTCGCCGCCCCCTCGCTCGGCGAACTGGTCCGCGACTGCGGGCTGCTGACCGGCCCCGCGGCGGTCGGCTGGGTCGGCGCGGGCGTGGCCGAGGCGCTGCTCGCGCTGCACGCCGTGGGCGTCGTCCACCGGGACGTCAAGCCGTCGAACGTGCTGCTGCCCCCGGCGGGGCCGAAGGTCGTCGACTTCGGCATCGCGCACGCCGCCGACCTCACCCGCACGCAGGTCACGCTGGGCACCATCGCCTTCACCTCGCCCGAGCAGGCCCGCGGCGAGCCCAGCACGGCGGCGTCCGACGTGTACGCGCTGGGCGCCACGCTCTTCCACCTCGCCACCGGGCACCCGCCGTACCCCGAGAGCGAGCCGCTGCAACTGCTGGTCAGGGTGGCCGAGGCGCGCGTCGAACTCGCCGGACTGCCCCCGCAGCTCGACGACCTGATCCGCCCCTGCCTCCGGCTGGCGCCGGCCGACCGGCCCGCGGTGCGGGAGCTGCTACGGGACCTGACGGCCCGCGTCGCCGACGCGCCCGGCGCGGTCGGCGGCGCGGGGCTGCTGCCGGGGGAGTGGCGGGAGCGGATCGCGGCGTACGAGCGCACGGGCGCCGCCGCGGCGGCGGAGGCGGAGACGGCCCCGGCGCTGGCGGACGCCCGCCCGGCACCGGCGCCACCGGCTCGGAAGCCCGTCCCGCCGGAGCCGGCGGGACGGCCCGAGCAGGCCGAACGAGCCGGACCGACCGAACCGCCCGAGCAGGCCGAACCGCCCGAGCAGGCCGAACCGCCCGAGCAGGCCGAACCGCCCGAGCAGGCGGAACCGTCCGAGCAGGCCGGACCGGCCGCGGAGCGCGGGCCCGCCGCCGCGGCGGCCACCGGGACCCTCCCCCTGCGCGCCGGCGCCTCCGAGCCCGGCCCGGGCCCCGGCGACCCGGGCGCCGCCACGACCGCGCCCGCCCCGGTCCGTGCCGGCGGCAAGAGGGCCGCCACCGCGCCGCTGCTGTCCTCCCGCGCACCGGCCAGGCTCGCCGCGTTGACGGTCCTGCTCTGCCTCGGCGTCGTCGTCGCCCTCCTCATCGACCGGCTCCCCGACGACACCCCCGAAGCCCGCGGTTCCGCCCCGCCCGCCTCCCCCGCCGCCGGTACGCCCGCCGCACAGGACCCGGCGCCGCCCACCACCCCGGCCCCCGTCGCCACCCCGCCGAAGAACGAGATCGCCGGGGTGGAGAAGGGCGACTGCCTCAGCATCAGCCAGCCTGCCGACCGCAACCTGGCCATGTGGGACCCGTGGTCCGGAGTGGAGGAACTGGACCCCGTGCCCTGCGACTCCGGCAGGGCGTACATGAAGGTGACCTCGCTCCGCTGGACCGAGACCTTCGCCGACCCGGTGTGCCCGCGCAGCGAGGCCCGCGACGAGTTCTCCGTCGACTACGACCCCGGCGACGGGAGTTACAGCGACGCCGCCGTCGCGGTCTGCGTCGCGCGGCAGTTCCGGGCGGGGCAGTGCTTCCCCGGCCTCTACGCGGCCGACGACATGTCGGAGAGCGCCGCGAGCCTGCTGTCCGTGACGCGCTGCAGCAAGAGCGAGATCCCCGGGATCGACAACCGCATGTACCGGATCACCGGCGTGGAGCCGCTGGCGGAACCGCAGACCTGCCCACCCGGCTCGGACACCTACTGGGCCTTCACGGAACGCGGCTTCGCGCTCTGCGCGGGCATGCTCTGA
- a CDS encoding YciI family protein, translated as MQYLISVIDDRTASATEAEMTAIDAFNDRLRAEGNWVFAGGLAAPDTATVIDNRGERPLVTDGPFLESKEFLAGFWVMEAPDFDVALALATEGSRACNRRVEVRPFL; from the coding sequence ATGCAGTACCTGATCTCCGTGATCGACGACAGGACCGCCTCCGCCACCGAGGCGGAGATGACCGCCATCGACGCCTTCAACGACCGGCTCCGCGCCGAGGGCAACTGGGTCTTCGCCGGCGGCCTCGCCGCACCCGACACCGCCACCGTCATCGACAACAGGGGCGAGCGGCCGCTGGTCACCGACGGGCCGTTCCTGGAGTCCAAGGAGTTCCTCGCCGGCTTCTGGGTCATGGAGGCGCCCGACTTCGACGTCGCCCTCGCGCTCGCCACCGAGGGGTCGAGGGCCTGCAACCGCCGGGTCGAGGTACGGCCGTTCCTGTGA
- a CDS encoding RNA polymerase sigma factor gives MSDEGVRDAVARAHRAEWARIVAALTRRFGDLDIAEEAAAEAFATAVERWPADGVPPGPGAWLTTTATRKAIDRIRRESKRDDKQREARMLHDDTPPEAVGAIDDDRLRLIFTCCHPALAPEARVALTLRLVGGLTVPEIARAFLVREPAMGQRITRAKAKIKAAGIPYRVPAAEDLPARVSGVLAVLYLVFNEGYLPTGPEAGPVRRDLTAEAIRLTRLVRTLLPADGEVAGLLALMLLTEARRPVRISAAGELVPLGAQDRGAWDAALVAEGHRLVRERLATGQAPGRYQILAAINAVHTSARDVRDTDWSQVVALYDQLVRIDPSPVVALNRAVAVAETDGPDVALAAVDRLADGLAGYHAFHATRADLLRRLGRGAAARAAYDRAIELAGNTAETAYLARRRGELG, from the coding sequence GTGAGCGACGAGGGGGTACGGGACGCGGTCGCCCGCGCGCACCGCGCGGAGTGGGCGCGTATCGTCGCCGCGCTGACCCGGCGCTTCGGCGACCTCGACATCGCCGAGGAGGCCGCGGCCGAGGCGTTCGCCACCGCCGTCGAGCGCTGGCCGGCCGACGGCGTGCCGCCCGGTCCCGGCGCCTGGCTCACCACCACCGCCACCCGCAAGGCGATCGACCGGATCCGGCGCGAGAGCAAGCGCGACGACAAGCAGCGGGAGGCCCGGATGCTCCACGACGACACCCCGCCGGAGGCTGTCGGCGCCATCGACGACGACCGGCTCCGGCTGATCTTCACCTGCTGCCACCCGGCGCTCGCGCCGGAGGCCCGGGTGGCGCTGACGCTGCGGCTGGTCGGCGGGCTGACCGTGCCCGAGATCGCGCGCGCCTTCCTGGTGCGGGAGCCGGCGATGGGGCAGCGGATCACCCGCGCGAAGGCGAAGATCAAGGCGGCCGGCATCCCCTACCGGGTGCCGGCCGCGGAGGATCTGCCGGCGCGGGTCTCCGGCGTGCTCGCCGTGCTCTACCTGGTCTTCAACGAGGGCTATCTGCCGACCGGTCCGGAGGCGGGACCGGTGCGCCGCGACCTGACCGCCGAGGCGATCCGGCTCACCCGGCTCGTCCGCACCCTGCTCCCCGCGGACGGCGAGGTCGCCGGGTTGCTGGCGCTGATGCTCCTCACCGAGGCCCGCCGCCCCGTGCGGATCTCGGCGGCCGGCGAACTCGTGCCCCTCGGCGCGCAGGACCGCGGCGCCTGGGACGCCGCGCTGGTCGCCGAGGGCCACCGGCTGGTGCGCGAGCGGCTGGCCACCGGGCAGGCCCCCGGCCGCTACCAGATCCTCGCCGCGATCAACGCCGTGCACACCTCCGCGCGCGACGTGCGCGACACCGACTGGTCGCAGGTCGTCGCCCTCTACGACCAGCTCGTACGGATCGATCCCTCGCCGGTCGTCGCCCTCAACCGGGCCGTCGCGGTCGCCGAGACCGACGGCCCCGACGTCGCGCTGGCCGCCGTCGACCGGCTCGCGGACGGCCTCGCCGGCTATCACGCCTTCCACGCCACCCGCGCCGACCTGCTGCGCCGGCTGGGCCGCGGCGCCGCGGCGCGCGCGGCGTACGACCGGGCGATCGAGCTGGCGGGCAACACCGCCGAGACCGCGTATCTGGCCCGCCGCCGCGGCGAGTTGGGCTGA
- a CDS encoding serine/threonine-protein kinase, producing MTGEPPAGVPQAAPTEVGPYRIVRRLGAGGMGQVYLARSAAGRPVAVKTVDSGGPVTDDARRRFAREVALARRVSGAYTAAVVDADPDAAVPWMATEYVPAPSLAQLVRTRGPLPADAALWVAAGTAEALAALHAEGIVHRDLKPSNVLLPVAGPRLIDFGISRPADLTRTTVSLGSVAFSAPEQARGEPSTPAADLYALGATVFYLVTGRPPYADTADFFRLLPRVARAEQDLTGLPPELADAVLPCLRAEAAERPDAAAVVAEFGSRLAARPGAAGGGDWLPRGWLAAIREREAREDGAAPGAEAGGTGPAGPEAAAPESVAPEAPLPDSGGTDRTRGAGDVARTAAAPGGAPEVPAPARPPRRRRRLAWLVASAAVVAVAVSSIVLVALADDDGRKLPPTAADDGADADGAADRDPPADDAADPDGRGGKDGTDREPEDPYAALETKEDVASAKLIDAARKGDCLTVHYAVVGFEPEKATPDKVPCDSPRAATVVTGKSEGTSDDCTGGPDSVEWSLLDYGTGLCLDRNFQVGDCFPVREYVGGNRDEGYAVSSSRRWAANLASQTDCSGGSPSRIFEQLARVTAVHPASAADDGVCADAWKVQSGTRAICTEVIA from the coding sequence ATGACGGGGGAACCACCGGCCGGTGTGCCGCAGGCGGCGCCGACCGAGGTCGGGCCGTACCGGATCGTCAGACGGCTGGGCGCCGGCGGCATGGGGCAGGTGTATCTGGCGCGCTCCGCCGCCGGCCGCCCGGTGGCGGTGAAGACGGTGGACTCCGGGGGCCCGGTCACCGACGACGCACGGCGCCGGTTCGCCCGCGAGGTCGCCCTGGCGCGCCGGGTGAGCGGGGCGTACACGGCGGCCGTCGTCGACGCCGACCCGGACGCGGCGGTGCCGTGGATGGCGACGGAGTACGTGCCCGCCCCGTCGCTGGCTCAACTCGTCCGCACCCGCGGCCCGCTGCCCGCCGACGCCGCGCTCTGGGTCGCGGCCGGCACGGCGGAGGCGCTGGCGGCGCTCCACGCCGAGGGGATCGTGCACCGCGACCTGAAGCCGTCGAACGTGCTGCTGCCCGTGGCGGGACCGCGCCTCATCGACTTCGGCATCTCTCGCCCCGCCGACCTCACCCGCACCACGGTCAGCCTCGGCAGCGTCGCCTTCAGCGCCCCCGAGCAGGCGCGCGGCGAGCCCAGCACCCCGGCCGCCGACCTCTACGCGCTGGGCGCCACGGTGTTCTACCTCGTCACCGGCCGCCCGCCGTACGCGGACACCGCCGACTTCTTCCGGCTGCTGCCCCGCGTGGCCAGGGCCGAGCAGGATCTCACCGGGCTCCCGCCCGAGCTGGCGGACGCGGTGCTGCCGTGCCTGCGGGCGGAGGCCGCCGAGCGGCCGGACGCGGCGGCGGTCGTCGCCGAGTTCGGCTCCCGGCTGGCGGCGCGGCCGGGCGCGGCGGGCGGCGGGGACTGGCTGCCGCGGGGGTGGCTGGCGGCGATCCGGGAGCGGGAGGCGCGCGAGGACGGCGCGGCACCGGGCGCGGAAGCGGGCGGTACGGGGCCGGCGGGCCCGGAGGCAGCGGCGCCTGAGTCCGTGGCGCCGGAGGCCCCGCTGCCGGACTCCGGCGGTACGGACCGGACCCGGGGCGCCGGTGACGTGGCCCGTACGGCGGCGGCGCCCGGCGGCGCCCCGGAAGTACCGGCGCCCGCGCGGCCCCCGCGCCGGCGCCGCCGGCTGGCGTGGCTGGTCGCCTCCGCCGCGGTCGTCGCCGTCGCCGTGTCCTCGATCGTGCTCGTCGCCCTGGCCGACGACGACGGCCGGAAGCTCCCGCCGACGGCCGCGGACGACGGGGCGGACGCCGACGGCGCCGCGGACCGCGACCCGCCCGCCGACGACGCGGCGGACCCTGACGGCCGGGGCGGGAAGGACGGGACGGACCGGGAGCCCGAGGATCCGTACGCCGCGCTCGAAACGAAGGAGGACGTGGCGAGCGCCAAGCTCATCGACGCCGCGCGCAAGGGCGACTGCCTGACGGTCCACTACGCCGTCGTCGGCTTCGAACCCGAAAAGGCCACTCCCGACAAGGTCCCCTGCGACTCGCCCCGCGCCGCCACCGTCGTCACGGGCAAGTCCGAGGGCACGTCCGACGACTGCACCGGGGGCCCGGACAGCGTGGAGTGGTCGCTGCTCGACTACGGGACCGGGCTCTGCCTGGACCGCAACTTCCAGGTCGGCGACTGCTTCCCGGTCCGGGAGTACGTCGGCGGCAACCGCGACGAGGGCTACGCCGTCTCCTCCTCGCGCCGCTGGGCGGCCAACCTCGCGTCCCAGACCGACTGCTCGGGCGGCAGCCCGTCGCGGATCTTCGAGCAACTGGCCCGCGTGACCGCCGTCCACCCGGCGTCCGCCGCGGACGACGGCGTCTGCGCCGACGCCTGGAAGGTCCAGAGCGGCACCCGGGCCATCTGCACGGAGGTGATCGCGTGA
- a CDS encoding dihydrofolate reductase family protein, with protein MKLTTVTNVSVDGVMQGLGRADEDRRDGFERGGWALPLFGQEAEAYLGEVYQRADAFLFGRWTYEVFAGSWGVLPDPEDNPIGGPLNRQPKYVVSNTLDEPRWAGTRVLSGDPVSAVRELKAGADGEVQVHGSGKLLRCLLANGLVDEITLLTYPVVVGQGRRLFPSDGPDAALDLLDYRAFPGGITAHVYRPAGRPEYAGEDVGPGR; from the coding sequence ATGAAGCTGACGACCGTCACCAACGTCTCCGTCGACGGAGTGATGCAGGGCCTCGGCCGGGCGGACGAGGATCGCAGGGACGGGTTCGAGCGCGGCGGGTGGGCGCTGCCGTTGTTCGGGCAGGAGGCGGAGGCGTATCTCGGGGAGGTGTACCAGCGGGCCGACGCCTTTCTCTTCGGGCGCTGGACGTACGAGGTCTTCGCCGGCTCCTGGGGCGTGCTGCCCGACCCCGAGGACAACCCCATCGGCGGCCCGCTGAACCGGCAGCCCAAGTACGTGGTCTCGAACACGCTCGACGAGCCGCGGTGGGCCGGCACCCGCGTCCTCTCCGGCGACCCCGTGAGCGCCGTACGGGAGCTGAAGGCCGGCGCCGACGGCGAGGTGCAGGTGCACGGGAGCGGCAAGCTGCTGCGCTGCCTGCTCGCGAACGGCCTGGTCGACGAGATCACGCTCCTCACGTACCCCGTGGTCGTCGGCCAGGGCCGGCGGCTGTTCCCCTCCGACGGGCCCGACGCCGCGCTCGACCTGCTGGACTACCGGGCCTTCCCGGGCGGTATCACGGCACACGTCTACCGGCCCGCCGGCCGCCCGGAGTACGCCGGTGAGGACGTCGGCCCGGGGCGCTGA
- a CDS encoding TIGR02996 domain-containing protein, which translates to MTLGALERTLRERPDDLASWLVYGDRLQERGDPRAELIRLAERRARVAPGSRRKAVEREIDALVAEHRESWDAELPEGVSARERRHGFATAIAVEWDDDAPMLIEQALRVAPFATTLKIVPPESDPAEFDYWDDDTDEDGEPLPSAEVEAGTLATLDLAAFTSVDLSYLRVGALGAKALAVSSYFRAEAAGGRTLAAPAAPGRIGALDLRYCHVGDSGLAALAANPFFTGARRLHLQHNALTAKGVRALHAFGDLTELDLRYNAIGEEGAEALLAAPFLGSLTRLLLYAADVGEAGARRLAAASALPPVLRSYWRSV; encoded by the coding sequence ATGACCTTAGGGGCCCTTGAGAGAACACTGCGGGAGCGCCCGGACGACCTGGCGTCCTGGCTGGTCTACGGCGACCGGCTGCAGGAGCGCGGCGACCCCCGCGCGGAGCTGATCCGGCTGGCGGAGCGGCGGGCGCGCGTCGCGCCGGGCAGCCGCCGGAAGGCGGTCGAGCGGGAGATCGACGCGCTGGTGGCGGAGCACCGGGAGAGCTGGGACGCGGAGCTGCCGGAGGGGGTCAGCGCCCGGGAGCGGCGGCACGGGTTCGCCACCGCGATCGCCGTCGAATGGGACGACGACGCGCCCATGCTGATCGAACAGGCCCTGCGGGTCGCGCCGTTCGCGACCACGCTGAAGATCGTGCCGCCGGAGAGCGACCCGGCGGAGTTCGACTACTGGGACGACGACACGGACGAGGACGGCGAGCCGCTGCCGTCCGCCGAGGTCGAGGCGGGCACCCTCGCGACGCTCGACCTGGCCGCGTTCACCTCCGTCGACCTGTCCTATCTCCGCGTCGGGGCGCTGGGTGCCAAGGCGCTGGCGGTGTCCTCGTACTTCCGCGCCGAGGCGGCCGGGGGCCGGACCCTCGCGGCGCCGGCGGCGCCCGGCCGGATCGGCGCGCTCGACCTGCGGTACTGCCACGTCGGGGACAGCGGCCTGGCCGCGCTGGCGGCCAACCCCTTCTTCACCGGCGCCCGCCGCCTGCACCTCCAGCACAACGCGCTCACCGCGAAGGGGGTGCGTGCCCTGCACGCCTTCGGCGACCTCACCGAACTCGACCTGCGTTACAACGCGATCGGCGAGGAGGGCGCCGAGGCGCTGCTCGCGGCGCCGTTCCTCGGTTCGCTCACCCGGCTCCTGCTCTACGCCGCGGACGTCGGCGAAGCCGGCGCACGCCGGCTCGCCGCCGCGTCCGCACTCCCGCCCGTACTGCGCAGTTATTGGAGGAGCGTGTGA